GCAGGGCTTCGGCCAACGGCAGCCCCACCAGCTGCCGGCCCGGAAACAGCTGCTGGTAGGCGGCGTTCACGTACTCGAAGCGGTGCGCGGGGCCGCGCAGCAGGGCGATGCAGGCCGGGGTTTGCTCGAACACCTGAAAGAAGGTTTCGCGCTGCTGGGCCTGGTGCTGGGCGGCGGCCAGCAAATCGGCCTGCAGCGCCAGCGCCGCCTGGGCCCGCTCCTGCACCCGGGCTTCCAGCTCTTGGTTGAGCTGCTGCACTTGCTGGCGCGCCACCACCTGCGCCGTCACGTCGGTGCCCACGGTAAACAAGCCGCTGATGCCCCCATCGGGCCCACACAGCGGCTCGAACACCGTGTTCCAGTACACCAGCTCCTGCCGGCCGTTGCGGTAAATGGTAGTGGGCTGCTCACTGGCCGTATGCGGGGTGCCCGTGGTGAACACCCGCTCAAAAATGGCCAGCACCTCGGGCGTGGCCGCCTCGGGCATCACCTCAAACACGGGGCGCCCAAGCACCGCATCCAGGGTGCGCCCCCAGATGGCCAGCGTTGTGGCGTTGGCCATGGCCACCTGAAACCGGGGGCCGTGGTACACGGCCACGGCCACGGGGGCTTGCTCGATAAAGTGCCGAAACTCGGTGCGCTGCTGCTCGGCGTCGGCGCGGGCTACTTGCTCGTTGGCTCGGCTTTCGCTTAGCTGCCGCTCGGCCAAGCGGCTGGCCGTAATATCCTGCACCGACTGAATGATGTACTGCACCTGCCCGGCCGCGTCGAGCACAGGCGTGTGGCGCGCCTTCCAGTGGCGCTCCACAAAGTGTCCGGGCCGGGTGCGGTCGGGCACGTCGTAGTGCTGCGGAGCCATGTCGTGCGGCTGGCGGGTGGCCATTACCTGGGCCAGCGAGGCGCGCACGTTGGCCACGGCGTTGGCCTCGGGGGTGAGCGGGTTGTCGGGAAACGCCTCGAAGATGTACTGCCCGACGATAGTGGCCCGCTCGGTTAAGGTCGCGGCCAGGTAGTCGTCGCTGGCCCCCACAATCACCCATTCTGCTGAGAGCAACAGGGTGGCGCCGGGCTGGGCATTGAAGACGGACAGCCAGTCGGGCGGAGGCAGGGTCGTGGGCATCGAGAAAAACGCAAATTCCCAGCAGCCTTTGCAGGAGCTACCCAGGCTCACGTAAAATGGCTGGTGCTGGCCCGCCAAAGATAAAAATATGCTCCGGCGTGTAGGGAGCCGGCCAACGAAGCTTACGCGAAAAGTTCGTGGCTTTCAGAAATATGCACCCGCACGCCTTCCGGCATCTGCTCGCCCTTTCGAGGGCAACCCAGCGCGCCCGGCGCGGCTCTGCCCAAGCCGCGCCCTAGGTTTGCGCTGTGCTTAAGCCATTGGTCAGGAAGATTTCCCGGATGCGGTGGGGCGAAACGGAACAGGTGCGGCAAGCGCGCACCACGGCACCCGTGCTGCGCAATTCCTTCAAAGGCACGGCTGGTTTGCGCCAAATTCCTGTTGCAATGCCCCTCTTCAGCCACTGCCTGATACCCATGCGCTGATGACACTGGCTGCTGCCTGGAGGGCAAAGAATACCAAGCGCGATTTGCCCTACTGCCAGCCCCGCAGCAGCTTGTAAAACGCGTCGGCGTAGGTGTCGCTGATGGGGATGATCTGGTCGGCAATCTGAATTCGGTTTTTCTCGATGTGGTCAATTTTATCAATGGCGACTAGGAATGAGCGGTGCACGCGGGCGAAGTCCTGAGCGGGCAGCAGCTCCTCGAGCTTGGCAAAGCTCAGCAGCGTCATGATCTTCTCATCCGGGGTATGAATCCGTAAATAGTCTTTCATGCCCTCCACGAAGAGAATATCCCGGGTAGCCACTTTCTGAATGCGGTGGCCAACTTTCAGAAACAGGTACTCCTGCTCGTTCCGGCTATCGGCTCTTTCTACTGATTTGTGCGGGGTATACCTAGGACTTTGCTCCTGGTACAGGCGCAAAACGCTTCGGTAAAACCGCTCGAACGTGAAAGGCTTCAGCAGGTAGTCCCGCACCTCCAAGTCGTAGGCCTTCAGCGCGTACTGGTCGTAGGCGGTGGTGAGGATGATCAGGGGTTTGGGGCTGAGCATCGGGATGAAGCTGAGCCCGTCCAGATCGGGCATGTTGATGTCCAGAAACAGCAGGTCGGGCTGGTCGGCCTTCAGCGGCGCGGCGGCCTCCAAGGGGCTCATGAAAGTGCCTTTCAGCTCCAGAAACGGGACTTTGCGGATGTATTCCTCCAGGATTTCCTGGGCCAGGTGCTCGTCCTCAATGATGTAGCAAGTGAGCTTCTCTTTCATGCGCCGGTGCGTGGAGGCCGTGGATGGTGAGCGTGACCGTAAAGGTGTTGCCCGCGTCCTGAATGGCAAGCGTGTGCTGATCGGGATACAACAATGCCAGCCTTTTCCGGACGTTGGGCAAGCCGATGCCGCCGGGTTCCTGCAGCGTAGCAGCCTGTCGGTTGCCGATGGGGTTCTGCACGCTGAAGGTCAGGTTGCCGGCTGCTACCTCCAGGCGCACTTTCAGGTCGCCGGGCCCGAGGCGGGCGGGGCTGTGCTTGTAGGCGTTTTCCAGCAGGTGAATGAACAGCAAGGGGGCAATGGAGCAGGCTTCAACATCTCCCGCCAGCTGCAGGTCGACCACCGGGTTGCTCCGGTACCGAAGCTGCTGCAAGCTCACGTAATCATGCAGGTAATCCATTTCCCGGGCCAGCGGCACCGTGGCCGCATTCGACTCATAAATCATGTAGCGCATCAACGAGGCCAGGTGCATCAGCGCCTCCGGGGCCGCGGGGGCTTGCTTGTATACCAGCGTGTGGATGTTGTTGAGGGTATTGAACAGGAAGTGCGGGTTGATTTGCGACCTCAGGTAGTGCAGCTCCGCCTCCACGGCCTGTTTCTCTAGCTGCTCTTTCCGGATGGTGTTGAGCACCAGCGTCTCGGTGACGCGGGCCAGCCAGCTCAGGAAGAGAAAGACGACGGCCGTAACGAGGTGCATCATGTACTGCCCAAAGTCGAACGGCTTTTGGTAGAAAAGGAAAAAAGGCAGCGGCCCGGTCAGGCCGATGCCCGGCAGCCGCAGCCAATAACCACGTCCTTTCGGCCTGCCGGAATACTGGGTTAGCAGGTAGAAATGGCCGTAAAAAACGTACAAACAGGTGGCTATAAACCCTTTGGTGGTGCTCACCCAATGGGCGTCGCCATCCGTGCTCAGCTGCAAGCCGACCAATAAGGTGAATAAGACCCAGACGACGAGGTGAATCAGCCAGAAGATTCGTTTGACGCGCTCCATAGCACAAAGGTGGGTTTTGCGGCGGTGGCCGGCGCCGGCGCCTCGACCAGTTGCCCGGGCTAATCTACGAGCGGGGCAAAGCAGCCGGCCAGCGCATTGGCGGAAGCAAAGCCCCGATTGGTCGATTACTTCGCGGCGCCAGCATATCCGTTTTCATCTTCCGATTTGGCAAGTGTTGCTTCGACCTGAAAGAGAAAGCATCAACCTAGGTGCTTTCCTCATTTCAACATACGAACCGAAGCCAATCAGCTAACATGGGAATGCACCCGTTGGTCCTTACTATCCGCAACGTCTCCAAACGATATGCGAATGGCGTTCAGGCATTGGATAATGTGTCGCTGGATATTCCGCCGGGCATGTATGGCTTGCTCGGCCCGAACGGCGCGGGCAAGAGCACGCTCATGCGTACGCTCGCCACGCTGCAGCAGCCCGATACCGGCACCATCCACCTAGGCGACATCGATGTGGTGCACCAGCAGGAGGCGGTGCGCCAAACGCTGGGCTACCTGCCCCAGGAATTCGGCGTGTACCCCAAAGCCAGTGCGGAGGAGCTGCTCGACTACTTCGCGGTGCTGAAAGGCATTACCAACCGGGCGCTGCGCCGGGAAACCACCGAGGCCTTGCTGCGGCAAACCAACCTGTGGGACAAGCGCAAGCAGAAGTTGGGCGGCTTTTCGGGCGGCATGAAGCAGCGGTTTGGCGTAGCTGTGGCTTTGCTGGGCAATCCTAGGTTACTGATTGTGGACGAGCCCACGGCCGGCTTGGACCCGGCCGAGCGGGTGCGCTTCCTGAACCTGCTGAGCGAGCTGGGCGAAAACAGCGTGGTCATCCTCTCCACCCACATCGTGGAGGACGTGGCCGAGCTGTGCACGCGCATGGCTATCATCAACCACGGCCGGATTTTGCTCGAAGCCGAGCCGCTGCGCGCCGTGGAGCAGCTGCACGGCCGCATCTGGCGCAAGCTCACCGATAAACAGAGCCTGCCGACGCTGGAGCAGGAGCACCAAATCATTTCGGCTAAGCTGCTGAGTGGCCGCACCTTGGTGCACGTGTTCAGCCCGGAAACGCCCGGCCACGGTTTTGAGCCGGTGGCCCCTGAGCTGGAGGATGTCTATTTCAGTGCCCTGGCGGGCTGCTTCGGCCCGGCCAGTCGGCAGCTGCAAGCGGAGGAGGTAGCGCTATGATGCTGCGACGGATTTTCGCGCTGGAGTTCCGCTACCAGCTGCGCCGGGCCGCTACCTGGCTCTACTTCGCAGTGATAGGGCTTATTGCGTTTCTCATTGTCACGGCCAATTACCTCTCCGATGCCCAGGAGGGCTACTTTCTGGTCAATGCGCCCATCGTCATTGCCACGGTGGCGGTGTTGTGCAGCGTGTTTTGGCTCTTGATCGGGGCCTCCGTGGCGGGCGACGCGGCGGCGCGCGATGTGCAGACCCGCATGCACCTGCTCACCTACACCGCCCCTACCAGCAAAGCCGACTACCTGGGCGGGCGGTTACTGGCGGCCCTCGCCCTCAATGTGCTCGTGCTGCTGGCCGTGCCGGCGGGCCTGCTGCTGGCCCTGCACGGCTCCGGAATCGAGGCCGAGTTGCTGGGGCCGTTCCGCGCGGCGGCTTACCTCACGGCTTTTTTCTTTATCGTGTTGCCCAACGCTTTTTTCGCCACGGCCATTCAGTTCTCGGTGGCGGCGCTCAGCCGCCGGGCCATCGGCAGTTACCTGGGCGGCGCGGCCCTGTTTGTGGCGGCCTACGTGGTGGGGCAGGCGTTGCAGCACCAAGGGCAATGGGGCAATCTGATTGACCCCATGGGTTTTACCCCGATTATGGGCCATATGTCGAGCTGGAGCCCCCTGGAGCTGAATGCGCGCCTGGTGCTATTAGAAGACACGTTTCTCCTCAACCGCCTCCTGTGGCTGGGCGTCTCGCTGGGCATGCTGGCGTTTACCTATTCGCGCTTTCAGCTCGTGCTGCCCGAAGCCGGCCAAAAACAAACCCTAGGTCAGCAGCCACAAGCAACGGTGGCCGACCAGGAGCTGATCGACCACAAAACCGCCAAGGCCCTGCCGCCAACCCGGGGCACGTTTGGGCTGGCTACGCGGCTGCACCAGTTGCGCCTGCTTACCTCGACGGCCTTTTTGCAACTCGCCAAAAGCAAGGCCGGCCTGCCCCTGCTGGGTTTGCTGGCTTTGGCGGTGGGCTTGGCCGCCCCCGGCAACCTGAAGGCCCGAGGTGTGCCCTTGCTGCCCCGCACCGATTTTGTCGTGGATTACCTGACCGCGCCCATCACGCAGCCCGACAAGTTCTGGGTCATCATCGGGGTGCTCATCATTTTCTACGCCGGGGAGCTGGTGTGGCGGGAACGGGAAACCGGCCTGAGCGAAATAGCCCACGCCGCGCCGGTGCCCGAATGGGTGCAGCTGCTGAGCCGGTATTTGGCCCTGGAGCTGGTGCTGGTGGCGTGGCTGGCCTTTCTGCTGATGGCCGGCCTAGGTGCGCAGGCAGCCATAGGTGGGTTCAAGCCCGAAATCGGGCTGTACGTGCCGGTGCTGTTCGGGCTGCAGCTGCTGGATTGCCTGCTCTTTCCCTTGCTGGCCCTGGCCGTGCACGTGCTGCTGAACCAGAAGTACCCAGGGCACCTAGTGGCGCTGCTGGCTTACGGGTGCCTCGTCTTTGCCCCGAAACTCGGCATCGAGCACAAGCTGCTCATCTATGCCGCCAGCCCAGGCTGGACCTATACCGACATGGCCGGCTTCGGGCCGACGCTGGCGCCCTGGCTGTGGTTTAAAGGCTACTGGCTGGCGTGGGGACTGTTGCTGGCGGTGGTGGCGGTGCTGTTTTGGGTGCGAAGCCGGGAAACCAGTGTGGCCGCCCGCCTGCAGCTGGCGCGGCAGCGCTTTACTGGCTCGTTGGCCCGGGTGGCGGCAGCGGCTACCGGCGGCATTTTGGTGGCCGGCGGTTTTATCTTCTACAATACCAACATACT
The sequence above is drawn from the Hymenobacter sp. YIM 151858-1 genome and encodes:
- a CDS encoding LytR/AlgR family response regulator transcription factor; the protein is MKEKLTCYIIEDEHLAQEILEEYIRKVPFLELKGTFMSPLEAAAPLKADQPDLLFLDINMPDLDGLSFIPMLSPKPLIILTTAYDQYALKAYDLEVRDYLLKPFTFERFYRSVLRLYQEQSPRYTPHKSVERADSRNEQEYLFLKVGHRIQKVATRDILFVEGMKDYLRIHTPDEKIMTLLSFAKLEELLPAQDFARVHRSFLVAIDKIDHIEKNRIQIADQIIPISDTYADAFYKLLRGWQ
- a CDS encoding sensor histidine kinase, with product MERVKRIFWLIHLVVWVLFTLLVGLQLSTDGDAHWVSTTKGFIATCLYVFYGHFYLLTQYSGRPKGRGYWLRLPGIGLTGPLPFFLFYQKPFDFGQYMMHLVTAVVFLFLSWLARVTETLVLNTIRKEQLEKQAVEAELHYLRSQINPHFLFNTLNNIHTLVYKQAPAAPEALMHLASLMRYMIYESNAATVPLAREMDYLHDYVSLQQLRYRSNPVVDLQLAGDVEACSIAPLLFIHLLENAYKHSPARLGPGDLKVRLEVAAGNLTFSVQNPIGNRQAATLQEPGGIGLPNVRKRLALLYPDQHTLAIQDAGNTFTVTLTIHGLHAPAHEREAHLLHH
- a CDS encoding ABC transporter ATP-binding protein — its product is MVLTIRNVSKRYANGVQALDNVSLDIPPGMYGLLGPNGAGKSTLMRTLATLQQPDTGTIHLGDIDVVHQQEAVRQTLGYLPQEFGVYPKASAEELLDYFAVLKGITNRALRRETTEALLRQTNLWDKRKQKLGGFSGGMKQRFGVAVALLGNPRLLIVDEPTAGLDPAERVRFLNLLSELGENSVVILSTHIVEDVAELCTRMAIINHGRILLEAEPLRAVEQLHGRIWRKLTDKQSLPTLEQEHQIISAKLLSGRTLVHVFSPETPGHGFEPVAPELEDVYFSALAGCFGPASRQLQAEEVAL